Part of the Kushneria marisflavi genome, TCTGGTGGCCTTCAAGTTTGCGGTCGCCGCCGCACTGACCGGCACCTTTTCGGTGACGCAGGCCACGCTGGGCTTTTTCATCATCTCCATCGGCGGGCTTTTTGTCGGTGCGCTGATGGCGCTGGTCTTCAACGTGATCCGCACGCGACTGATCGAGCGTCATCTGGGTGAAGGCTCGACCATTCAGATCCTGCTGCTTCTGCTGCTTCTGCCCTTTGCCGCCTATCTGCTGGCCGAGCATTTCGGCATGTCCGGCATTCTGGCCGCCGTGGCGGCCGGCATGGTCATCAACCGCACGGATCTGAAACGCGAAAGCCAGGTCAACATGCGTATGCAGACCAAAAGCGTCTGGGAGATGCTGGAGTTCACGCTCAACGCCCTGGTTTTTCTGCTCTTGGGTTTTCAGCTGCCGGATATCGTGGGCGGGGCGCTTGATCACTCGCTGCATGACGTGGGCAACTACGAATTTCTGCGCCTTCTGGGCTACGTGGCCGTCATCTCGATCGCGCTGCTGCTGTCGCGGTTTGTCTGGATTCTAAGCGCCACCTGGCTTCAGCGGCGTTTTTCAAAGGAGCGGCGCGCCGCCATCTCGATGCGGGTGATGCTGGCGGCAACGCTTGCCGGCATTCGCGGTACCATCACACTGGCCGCGGCACTGTCACTGCCACAGCTGATGAATGACGGCACGCCCTTTCCGGCGCGCGAACTGCTGATCTTTCTGGCCACCGGCGTGATCATGTTCACCCTGATCACCGGCAGTATCGGCCTGCCGCTGGTGTTGAAAAACCTCGACCTGCCCCGCGACACCCATGAGTTTGAAGAGGAACGCCGCGCCCGGATCGCCGCAGCCGAAGCCGCCATCCGGCGCATCGAGGACTTCCACCATCAGCGGGCGGAAACCTTTACCCGGGAACATCACAGTGAAGAGTTCATCATTGCCTTCAACGACATCAGATCACAGCTGATGACCTGGTATCGGCAGCGTCTTGAGCTGGGCGACACCACCGTTCCCACGCCAAGACTTGAAGCAATTCGTTCGCTGGAGCGGGAAACCCGGGTCGAAGCGCTACGCGCCGAGCGCCGCGAGTACTATCGTCTGCGCGGCAAGCATCACATCAACGATGACGTGCTGCGAAAGCTGGTGCGGGAGGTGGATCTGGCCGAAACGGCACTGACCGGCGATACCGGCCACGCCCATCACTGAGCGTTGTCCGCTCCGGTATTTGTGCGAGGCGGGGTGTCATGAACGAACGTGTCGATATCATCAAGGACCGGCCCCAGCCAGCGCAGGGGCCAGGCCAGTGAGGCAATCAGCGTCACGTGGCTGGTGCGATCGGCGTAATCTTCGGTCACCGCGACCCCATGGGCACGCAGGGCGCGGGCCATGCCGGCCGTATTGCGAATCGGATTGACCGTGGTATCGCGGTGCGAGGCCATCAAAAGTGCTGGCGGTGATCGATCACTCACGTGGTTGATGGGCTGGGTGTCACTGGAAGTATGTGGCCAATCGAAGACCGGACGGGCATCTTCATTGGTGATCGGGAGAAAGTCATAGGGCCCGGCCAGACCGATCCAGCCGGCCAGAATGTCGGGTGACAGCGACTGCGCCGCCAGCCAGCGCGGGTCCAGTGCGACCATGGCGGCGTTATAGGCCCCGGCACTGTGTCCCATGACGAAAAGTCGGTGCGGGTCACCGCCATACTGGTCAATATGGCGATGGCTCCAGGCCAGCACCCTGGCGCTGTCCTCGACAAAGTCCGGATATCGCACCTCGGGATAAAGCCGGTAGTCGGCCACAACGGTCACGATACCGCGTGACGCCAGCGCCCGACCCACAAAGCGGTAGTCCTGACGCTCACCTTCTCGCCATGTCCCGCCATAAAGAAACACCACCACCGGGGCATGGCCATCGGCGCCCTGTGGACGGTAGATGTCCAGACGCTGGCGCGGCAGTTCACCGTAGGCGATCGAATCGAACGCTTGCGTCTGCCCCGCAGGCGTCAGAGCGTTGATGACCTCCACGCCCGAACAGCCGGCCAGTAGCGGCATCCACAGCAGCAGCCACCACCAGCGCCATGTCAGTCGGCATTGATTGCTTATCATCAGGGTTGTCGTGCCACCTCATAAAACCGTTGCAGCGTCTCTTCGGAAGCCGAGCGAGTACGCCGTGAGACCGCGACAAACAGCGGCAGGTTGAGCAAAAGCCCCCAGAAACCGGCATGTACACCCAGCGGATTGGGCCAGATCACTGTCAGGGCAAACGTCACTGCAAACCCGGCCAGAAGGCCTGCCATGACCCCGCTGCGGGTTGCACCGAACCAGAAGAACATGCCAATAAACGCCGGCAGCACCTGAGCAGCAAAGCCCAGCCCGACCAGCAGGATCATCACCAGATTGCCGGGTTCGCTGATGGCGAGCACTGCCACCAGCGCCAGCACCGGAAAAAGCATCCAGCGCGCCAGACGCGCGGTGAAATCATCATCAAGCCGCAGCGTCGGCTGAATGACATCCCGGGTGATCGACAGTGCCACCGAATGAACGAAGGGCTCACAGGAAGACATCGCCGCCGCCAGCGTACCCGCCCCCAGAAGCCCGGTCAGCCAGGCCGGCATGGTCTGCATCGCCATCTCGAGCGCCACGGTATCGGCGCGCGACAGCTCTGGCAGCGTAAAGATGCCAATAAAGCCCACCACCACCATGGGCAGAATGACCACATAGTAGGTGGGCAGCCAGGTCGCCGAGCGGCGGATGGTCTCGCGCGAACGCGCGCTCATCCACTGCGTCCAGACCGGCGGCAGAAAGGAGAGCATCGACACGATGATCGACGTTGTCCAGAAGGCAAACCCCATGTTGCCACTGGCGCCCGGCAGGGTCATGAACTCGGGCCGTTCGGCAGCCAGGCGTTCGAAAAGGGGCGCACTTGTCCAGCCACCGGTGAAGTCATGCACGGCCCATAGCCCCACCAGCCAGGCCACGAACAGCATAAGGCCTCCCTGAAAGGCATTGGTCATGCCGATGGCGCGCTGACCGCTGATGTAGAGATAGCTCCCCATCACGCACAGCACCATGAGTACACCGGCCCATACCGGAATCATGCCGCCACTCATGACGCTCAGGATGTAGGCCGCCCCCATGGTTTGAAGCACCGCATAGGCCAGTGTACCGATCGCCATGACCAGTGATGCCAGCGCCCCCAGTGCCGTGCTTTCAAAACGATCACGAATGGCACTGGCCTGGGTCACATGACCAAAGCGCGCCCCCAGCGTCCATACCCTGGGTCCAAAATACCAGGCGACCACGGCCAGATAGGAGAGATAAATCACCACATAAAAGACCGCCACACCCCGCGAGAAGGCCCAGCCTGGCGCGCCCATGAAGGTATAGGCGCTGACGCTACCGGCCCCGATCAACAGATAGAGCATCATGCCATTCATGCTGCGCCCGGCCACGCCCCACTGCTCAAGCGCCGTCATGGCATGTCCACCACGTGCGCGAATGCCAATCCAAAGGGCCAGTGCTATATATAAAAGCGTCAACCACAGCGGCGTCATGTCCGTCATGGTTCCCGGGGCTCCTCTGATGACTGATAATGCGTGTCCCGGGTCGTCTCGCGCCCTGACAGTCGATTGCCCAGCGCCATGAGTGCGACGCTTGCAAAAACAATGACATAGCTCCAGAGCGCCAGCAGCGGCAGACCGGCCACCACCACGGGCCGGTTGAACAGCATGATCACCGGCCAGCAGCCGGCCGCCAGAAGCAGCAAAAACGCCACCAACAGCCACCGCGCGCGACGGCTGCGGGGCATGATGAGCCTTTGACGCAATGTTTTGCCGTCCTGGCCGATATTATGATCTGTCATATCCCGTCCTGATTTGACGACCCATGGTGCGGGCCATGTCAACCCGAAAAAGAGGCGAAGGATAACAGTGTGATGCCACAGCATGTAACAATCATCACTTCGATCACATCTTTGCGCTCACACCAGGGTATGCTTGCGACCTATAACCCTTATGTGCCGATGTTCTCATCAAACCGAACGCCTACCCGGGACAGGTAGCATGATCAACGCAACAGGAGTTTCAATGCGACACGCATTCAGGCCAACGCTCACAACGCTGGCACTGGCCACCCTGATGGCAGGATGCGCCAGTTCCGGGTCTTCATCTTCAGGCTATTACGCCACGGCGCTGACCAACATCAGCGGTGCCAAGGTCAATCTGACCGGCAACCGGCTTGATGCCTGGGTCGGCTGCAACCATCTGAGCGCCAACGCTCGTCCGGAAAACGCCACACTCGAAGTCGGCGAGATTGCTTCGACCCGAATGGCCTGCCAGCCCGGAGACGATCGTCGCGAGCAGGTGCTTGCCGAATTCCTCAAGCGAGGACCCAAGCTCGACAAGACCGGCGACATGTGGCTTTTGCGCGATAACGTTCACGCCGTGGTGGTGCATACCAATTCCGATCCACAACTGACGCATGCCAGCTTTGGTCCGAACCCGGCCGGGCGCAGTGCGGATGCCAGCGCAACGGAAAGCGCTCTGGCCATGGATCGCGCCATCGAACGCGAAACCCGTGAACAGGCTGTCAGCCAGCCGGCCAGTGTGCAGCAGCCCAAAGTCGCTGCCGCCCGCGTCGCTGAGCCGTCCATCGAGCCGGCGACTGCCGCACCCGAGCAGCCACAGGCACAGGCACAGGCACGTACTGTCGCCTCAAGGCCTGCCGAACCGGTCACCGAACGTGCGCCCATCGGCATGCACAATGAGCTGCGTACCGGTAACACCGTCGCCCCGGCACCGGTTCGCACGGTCGCTCAGGCGCCTGCCGTTGAACCAGTCAATACCGCCCCCGAGCGCGCCCCCATTGGCGTGAGCAACGAGATTCTTACTGGCGACACTGTTGCCCCTGCGCCGGTACGCACGGTCGCTCAGGCGCCTGCCGTTGAACCAGTCAATACCGCTCCCGAGCGCGCCCCCATCGGCGTGAGCAACGAGATTCTTACTGGCGACACTGTTGCCCCTGCTCCGGTACGCACGGTCGCTCAGACGCCCGCCGTCGAGCCGATCAATACCGCCTCCGAGCGTGCACCCATCGGTGTGAGCAACGAGATTCGCACCGGCGACACCATCGCCCCTGCCCCGGCACGCACGATCGCCCAGGCCCCTGCCGCCGAGCCGATCAATACCGCGTCCGAGCGGGCGCCTGTCGCGTTGAATGAAGAGATCCATACCGGCAATATCGTTGCCAGCACGGCACCGGCTGCGGTTCAGCAGGCCCCTGCAAAGAGCGCCCCGGTCCAGGTTGCCCAGAGCCGTCCAGCGCCGCGCGCGGCCACCACCATGGCACCGGCCCCGCAGGAAGTCGTTCAGGCTTCTCGTCTGGAGCAGGTAGAGACACCGACGCTGGCACAGCAGTCGCCGCGTCTTGATCTGTGGCAGCAGATGGGTGCCGACAGCTGGCAGCTGGCGCCCCAGCACAGCCCGCAGGACAATGCGCCCTGGCAGCCGGCCGTTGAAACCTCGCGTCTTGCCTGGTTTGCCAGCCTGCTCAAGAGCGATACCACAAACCAGCTGCCTGACATGACCGTGACCGCTCCGCGCGAGATTCGCTCCTATGCGGTCAGAGAGAGCAATCAGTGGGTGCTGTACTCGGGTGAGCCGATCAACCAGGCCCAGGAAAAGGTCCTGTCCGACGAGCAGCATCAGAAGAAGGCAGCGCCTGAACTGACCGATCGTGAAGTCATCAAGGACAAGAGCATCATCACGACCTCGCGTCTGGATGAAAGCGCTCTGGAACGTGGTGTCCGCGCCACCACCTCGCGTGCCCTGAGCTGGCTGAGCGCTCGCTGGCAGGCCTGATCCTCCGATTAACCCGCCGCTCGACATCCGGCCGACAGTCTCTACACTGTCGGCCGGTCTTTTTTTGATCCATACCACTGTCGTTGGCATCGCCCCTGCCACCACGGCATCGATCAGCGCACTACCCAAGGCTTGACCCATGACTCCTGATTTCATCTGCCCCTGCTGCAGCGGGCATGACTATGACCATTGCTGCGGTCCGCTTCACCGTGAACAGGACATCGCTGCCACCCCCGAAGCCCTCATGCGATCGCGCTACAGCGCGTTCGCTTTGGGCGGGCTGGGCGAGTATCTGTTCAGAACCTGGGCGGAGAACGCCCCGGGACGACCACCACAGGACGCTGCCATGCTTAATGTGCGCACCGTCGACTGGCAACGTCTGGAGATCGTGCAAACGAGTACCCACGGCGCCCAGGGCATGGTGGAATTCAAGGCGTGGTACAAGGAAGACGGCCAGGAACACGTGCTGCACGAGCGCTCGCGGTTTCGCCGCAGTGGCGGGCAGTGGCGCTATGTCGATGGGGTTATCGACCCGCCCGCCATGGCTCGCGCCGGACGTAATGATCCCTGCCCATGCGGCAGTGGCAGGAAATACAAGAAGTGCTGTGCCAACCGATAGCGCTGGCAAAAGCGGGCATTGTTTCCCAGACTTGAAGCCCTTGTAACGCCTATTATTGATAATTTGGAGTTGGCTTGGACCATCCCAGTGGCAACATTCAGCGTCTCGTGACCATCGCAGCCCGATGTGGCTATACCGCCAAGGGCATGATTTATATCACCATCGGCTGGCTCTCCATGATGGCAGTGCTCGGCATGGGCGGTAGTAATGGGGGGTCCTCGGAAGCCATCGGCGAACTGGCCTCCCAGCCTTTCGGTGGCGTGCTCATTACTCTGCTGGCCATCGGGCTATTTGGTTATACCGCCTGGCGCCTGGTGCAGGCCATCTTTGATGCCGAACAAAAGGGTCGCGACTGGAAAGGCATCCTGACCCGGCTCGGTTATGTCCTCAGCGGACTGATTTACGCCGGCATCGCCATCAACTGCGTCGAACTGCTGCTCCATAGCGGCGGCAGCTCGGGCTCTACCTCAAGCCATACGCGCGAGGTCATGTCGCATCCCGGCGGAATTGTCGCCATCTTTCTGGTCGGACTCGGCTTTCTTGGTGTGGGGCTTCGCCAGATATGGCGCGGCTGGCATCACAGCTATGAAAAGAACTGGCACCTGAATGAAATGACCCGAACGCAACGTTTGATTGCGGCCAACGTTTCCCGCGTTGGGCTGACCGCACGCGGCATCGTGTTCATGATCATCGCCCTGTTTTTGTGCCTGTCGGCCATCCATACCAACCCGGACAACGCTCGTGGCCTGGGCGGTGCCCTGCGCGCCGTGGCCGAACAACCCTTCGGGCCGTGGCTTCTGGGTCTGGTATCGATCGGTCTGATGGCCTATGGCTGCTACTGCCTGGTCAACGCCCGCTTTCGCAACGTGAACGCCTGATCAAAAAAGCCCGACACCCGGACTCACTTATATGGTGGCCAGTCTCTTTCAGGGCCTTAAAGACCCTGAAAGACCTCCATGACCAGACGAACGTTGAGCACCAGGATCAGTCCCGCAATGGCCCAGGTCAGCGTTTTGATTTTCCAGCCGATCGCCAGTTCTCCCATCCAGTCGCGACGCGAGACAAAACGGATCAGCGGAATGATCGCAAAGGGCAGCTGCAGTGACAGTACGACCTGACTCAACACCAAAAGCCGCCCTACTCCCTGATCGCCATAAACCTGAGTCACATACAGCACCGGCAGGATCGCGAGCCCTCGAGTGATCAGCCGCCGCACCCAGGGTTTCATGCGCAGCTGTAAAAATCCTTCCATCACGATCTGACCGGCCAGTGTTGCCGTGACGGTTGAATTGAGCCCCGATGCCAGAAGCGCCACTCCGAAAAGCGTGGCGGCAATGCCGGCCCCCAGTAGCGGACTCAAAAGTCCATAGGCTTCCTCGATCTCGACCACCGTTCGGCCGGCGCTGTGAAAAACCGCAGCCGCCAGAATCAGGATGCCAGCGTTGACGAAAAGGGCCAGCGACAGGGCAATCGTGCTGTCGAGCGTGGCGAAGCGCAGCGCCTCACGCTTGCCACGCGCGTGCTGTTCGAAGTCGCGGGTCTTCACCAGCGCCGAATGCAGATACAGGTTATGCGGCATGACGGTGGCACCGATAATGCCAATGGCAATGTAGAGCATCTGCGGGTTGGTCACGATCGCGGGATCAGGGCTCAAAAAGCCGTCGGCAATGCCGGCAAGCGAGGGCTGTGCCAGCGCAAGCTCGATCACGAAACAGCCGAAGATCATCGCCATCAGCGACATCACGAAAGCTTCCAGCCAGCGAAAGCCGCGTCGCATCAGCATCAGGAGCACCACCGTATCCACGATGGTGATTACCGCGCCCCAGGCCAGCGGAATACCGAATAAAAGCTTGAGCGCCACAGCAGTGCCGATCACCTCGGCCAGATCCGTGGCAATAATCGCCAACTCACACAGCGCCCAGAGCCCGATGTTGACCGGTTTCGAATAGTGCTCCCGACAGCACTGCGCCAGGTCGCGGCCGCTGGCGATGCCCAGCCGCGCGCACAGCGATTGCAGCAGCACGGCCATCAGATTGGACAGCAGGATGACGCACAAAAGCGTATAGCCAAAGCGTGACCCGCCCTCCAGCGAGGTCGCCCAGTTGCCCGGATCGATATAGCCCACCGAGACCATGGCGCCCGGCCCCAAAAAAGCGAGAAAGCGTCGAAAGGCACTGCCACCACGGGGGACACTGATGCTGCCGGGCACGATATCGGTACCCAGCAGCGACGCCGGCTGTTCGGGTCTTGCGCTCATGAGGATTCCTTCGTTGAAGCAGGCCTTAACGACACTAGGGTAATACAATTATACCGTGGTTAAAAAGAGAGAACTGGACGTCTTTTCATGGGCCATCTTCGCGAAGCCTATCCTTCAGAGGCGGGCCGTTTGAGGGCTTCGACCCAGGCAGACATGCGTGCAAAATGGCTGCCCTGCCAATAAACATGGCGGCATTTGGCGCATCGGTAGAAATCATCGTAGTAATGGAGGGTACGCGCTTTCAGAAGTGGCGCGACCGAGGCCTTGTCCACCTTCATCAAAAGACCATTACAGCGCGCGCAGCGCTTGAAGGCGGCAATCTCGTCATGCAGCTCAAAGCGTTGGCAGATCTCTTCGACCTGCCTTGATGGATCCGTGGCACGCACAAAATAGCCATGCGCGATCTGGCGGCGATACAACAGGCGCCGGTCCCGGGTGAGCAGAATACGCTTTTGTGCCGACGACGTATCGGCAAGCTCTTCATCCTCGAAATCATTGCGCCAGCAGACGTCAAATCCCAGCAGGCGCAGATAGCGTGCCAGCCGGCCCAGGTGAACATCGAGCACGAATCGGGCCGGACGCGGGCGCGGCGGCTGCAGGGCATGACCGCCCGGCCATCCGCCTGAGACACCGGCCGGCCAGGCCCTGATCAGGTGATGATCACTTTCCGACGACTCGATCAGCGTCTCGAACGCGGCCGGGACATCATTGAGCGTCAGCGCAGCGACTTCGGTATGCGGCACACCGAATGATTCCACCAGATCCTTGAGCGAGGTGCGCCTTGAGGTGCGTTGCGTGGCGGGCTGCCCTCGCCCGGCAGGCGGCAGAAAGTCATCGAGACAGCCGTGAAACAGTACCTGTACACCCATCGCCAGCACTCTCGACATTCAGAATGTTTTGAACGCCCAAGTGTGGTGCCCTGCCGTACGAATGTCACACCGCCGGCCCCTCTTTATCGCTGTCTTGTTGTAACACCTGGTAGCAACGAGGCTTCAATCCGACACATCAATGTGGCGCATGGATGCCGCAATGACACGCCTGTATCAGCCCTCCAAGTAGCGCGCGCGCAGATGACGACGGTAGTACTCGGGATTGAGCGCTTCCCCGGTCGCGCGCGTGATCAGTTCAGGCGTTTCGAGCAGACTGCCCTGCTGCCAGATATGGGTTCTGAGCCATTCAAGCAGCAGACTCGGGTCACCCTCGGCGATGCGCGCATCGAGCTGCGGCTCGGCCTGACGCGCCGCCGCCATCAGCTGGGCAGCCAGCATGGCGCCGAGGCTATAAGTGGGGAAATAGCCAAACGAGCCGTCGGTCCAGTGAATATCCTGCAGACAGCCATCGCGATAGTTACCGCGGGTATCCAGCCCCAGCAGGTGCTGCATGGCCTCATCCCAGCGTGTCGGAATGTCCTCGACTTCGATCTCGCCCTCGATCAGGGCGCGCTCGATGTCATAGCGCAGCAGAATGTGCGCCGGGTAGCTGACCTCGTCGGCATCCACCCGGATCAGGCCGGGCCTGACCTGCTGTGACAGGCGAACCAGATTGTCTGCGTCAAACGCCGGCTGATCGCCCAGCGCCTCGATCAGCCACGGCCTGAGCTGTCGAACAAACGCCGCGCTGCGCCCAAGCTGCATCTCGAAGCTGAGACTCTGGGATTCATGTACCGCCATCGAGCGGGCACGGCCGGCCGGCTGACGACGCCATGCCTCGGGAAGGTTCTGCTCATAGCGGGCATGTCCGGTCTCGTGAATGATGCCCATCAGCGCTGTCAGGCATTCATCGCTGCGATAGCGGGTGGTCAGGCGAACATCATCCGGCACGCCGCCACAGAAGGGATGCAGACTGACATCCAGTCGACCATGCTCGAAATCAAACCCCAGCCAGCGCATGACACGCTCGCCCAAACGGCGCTGATCAGCCTCTCCAAAGGGCCCCTGAGGCAGAACGGGATCCTGCCCGCGTTGACGCTCGACGGCCTCACTCAGCAACCCCGGCAACCACTGGCGCAGATCGTTGAAAATGTCATCCAGTGCCTCAAGCGTCAGACCCGGCTCGAATTTCTGCAGCAGCGCCTCGTAGCGACTGCAGCCTGCCGCTTCGGCGCGGATACGTGCCTCCTCGCGAGACAGGCGTACCACCTCCCGAAACGTGGGCAAAAAACCTTCCCAGTCATTGTTGGGTCGACAGGTTCGCCAGGCCTTTTCACAGCGGGCCCCGGCCAGCGACTGCGCCTCAACCAGTGATGGCGGCATGATGGTGGCGTCCTCCACTTCACGCCGGATTTCACGCAGATTGGCCTGCTGCGCCTCATTCAGCGATGAGGGCTCGACGGCTGCAAGCAGCCGACGGGTCTCCGGCGCAGTCAGCGTTTCATGCATCAACACGCTCAGCTCCGCCATCGCTTCGGCGCGGGCCTCATTGCCCCCGGTAGGCATCATGGTCAGTTGATCCCAGCCGGCCATCGCGCCCAGATGCGCGTAGCGGTGCAGCCGAGTGAAACGGCCCTCAAGCTGCTGATAGGTCGTATCGGTCATGAAGCACTCCTTGAATCAAAAAGACGATGCCGGGCTCAGGGTAAAGCCATCACGTGGAAAATGGAGGCGTACAGGCCCCAGGACGCGACCCTCGAACGTGGCCTCACGCTCGAGCGTGAGCGCCTCTCGACTGATATGCACCAGCCGGCCATGAACGCGGTCAACGCCGTAATCCACGGCACCAACGGTCACTTCATCGCCCGGGGCCATGTTGAGGCTGTCATCAAACTCGTCTGCCAGCGGCTGCCAGTGATCGCAGGCGGCAGCAATCTCGTGCGCCTGAGCCTCGCTTGCGTCGTGACGCCTGCCGTGGCCGATGGCGCCAAGGCGCTCAAACCAGGCCATCAGATGGGGATAGTCCTGCGTGATGCCACGCACGCCGGGGTTATTTCTCACATACCAGATCGGATGATAGAGCGAGAAGTCAGCCAGCGTCGGATGCTCACCCAGCACGAACGGCTGATGGGCCAGCTGGGCATCAAGCATTTCAAGCGTCGATGTCCAGACGGCGCGCGAGAACTGATCATCGGGCCTTGAGACATTGCCGCCGCTGAAGAGCTCGGCGCGATCGGCCTGGAAACGCGCCAGTCCTTCCTCGCCGAGCTGATCTACCAGCACCGCCCGCCCTTCGGGACGAAAGAGAATCGGAATGGCCGCCAGAAAGAGACGATCTCCCATTTCCTCCAGCGCCCTGACACTGGCCGCCTGACCCGGCGGTACCAGCGTGGACTTCCCTGACAGCCGCTCGATGACACGCACAATCAGTGCGGTGTCGCAGTAGATATCGCGACCCATCTGCAGCGCCGGCGTCTT contains:
- a CDS encoding carboxypeptidase M32, encoding MTDTTYQQLEGRFTRLHRYAHLGAMAGWDQLTMMPTGGNEARAEAMAELSVLMHETLTAPETRRLLAAVEPSSLNEAQQANLREIRREVEDATIMPPSLVEAQSLAGARCEKAWRTCRPNNDWEGFLPTFREVVRLSREEARIRAEAAGCSRYEALLQKFEPGLTLEALDDIFNDLRQWLPGLLSEAVERQRGQDPVLPQGPFGEADQRRLGERVMRWLGFDFEHGRLDVSLHPFCGGVPDDVRLTTRYRSDECLTALMGIIHETGHARYEQNLPEAWRRQPAGRARSMAVHESQSLSFEMQLGRSAAFVRQLRPWLIEALGDQPAFDADNLVRLSQQVRPGLIRVDADEVSYPAHILLRYDIERALIEGEIEVEDIPTRWDEAMQHLLGLDTRGNYRDGCLQDIHWTDGSFGYFPTYSLGAMLAAQLMAAARQAEPQLDARIAEGDPSLLLEWLRTHIWQQGSLLETPELITRATGEALNPEYYRRHLRARYLEG
- a CDS encoding glutathione S-transferase family protein; protein product: MTSVLLHHFDPSPFSEKVRLLLGHCDLAWGSVRIPRMMPKPHFTALTGGYRKTPALQMGRDIYCDTALIVRVIERLSGKSTLVPPGQAASVRALEEMGDRLFLAAIPILFRPEGRAVLVDQLGEEGLARFQADRAELFSGGNVSRPDDQFSRAVWTSTLEMLDAQLAHQPFVLGEHPTLADFSLYHPIWYVRNNPGVRGITQDYPHLMAWFERLGAIGHGRRHDASEAQAHEIAAACDHWQPLADEFDDSLNMAPGDEVTVGAVDYGVDRVHGRLVHISREALTLEREATFEGRVLGPVRLHFPRDGFTLSPASSF